A region from the Gemmatimonadota bacterium genome encodes:
- a CDS encoding copper resistance CopC family protein encodes MMTRLKGSPLAVVLVAALVPVLGSTAGGAERHLALLGSEPAADSTVASPTEITLWFTQAPQPGTTQIRLLTSEGALVPTGEATADPEDATAFSAKVERGLAPGRYSVAWRAMAADGHVVSAEFDFGVRTAD; translated from the coding sequence ATGATGACCCGCTTGAAAGGGAGCCCGCTAGCCGTGGTCCTGGTGGCAGCCCTTGTCCCCGTTCTCGGTTCGACCGCGGGAGGCGCCGAGCGACACCTCGCCCTCCTCGGATCCGAGCCGGCCGCCGACTCCACGGTCGCCTCACCGACGGAGATCACCCTCTGGTTCACCCAGGCGCCACAGCCCGGGACGACCCAGATTCGCTTGCTGACCTCCGAGGGTGCCCTCGTTCCCACGGGTGAAGCGACCGCGGATCCGGAGGATGCGACGGCCTTCAGCGCCAAGGTCGAGCGGGGCCTCGCCCCCGGACGTTACTCCGTGGCCTGGCGAGCCATGGCGGCCGACGGCCATGTCGTAAGTGCGGAGTTCGATTTTGGGGTTCGGACCGCCGACTGA
- a CDS encoding PQQ-dependent sugar dehydrogenase, with amino-acid sequence MTETSSLEAGGGRAHLLWHACGVVLVVLVPTLARLGLPFWEIPQRLLPQVPALAVGYLATALALAVLPGTGAWARGFRALLYGGLAFGLALFLLVYLPGFDYSRLIILTGIVLGLPVAILPYFIPAALRRTALVFLVPVTAVVAGWSAWTTSRLPHLAIVESRHRTSELTGTALHNLKIDRHTGLLDYSLPSGGGIVAYRGDFIAANGVGQIHRLRAQGNGFESEPLGVPRPLDWDAFVADNAAAIEGGHFRVMDLLVDSTSAPHRLLASHYFWDRDARCVAMRISTIPIPEKATGEGAPTNEWEPVFTTRPCVPVAQATTTEGLTNRSGGRMAWASDGSLLYSVGDFFHDGLNGLPSFAQKLDNDYGKVLRIHPLGDVETVSVGHRNPEGLLVTRDGTIWETEHGPAGGDELNLVLPGANYGWPLVTYGTEPGVLSWGLSDLSRNHGPYEEPRYSWVPAVGISNLIELGGEQFPGWEGDLLAASLNGQSLFRIRIREGRVIYMERIVIGGRLRDLLEDPEGRILVWTDESVLVTIANGGNDRTGEILFAQCASCHASAWRAEAIGPELRGVFGRWAGTVPGYDYSRAFEGIELRWSPETLDRFLENPSAMVPGTRMQVPGLPPSDREAVIEFLRRYE; translated from the coding sequence ATGACCGAAACTTCCAGCCTGGAGGCGGGTGGGGGACGCGCGCACCTGTTGTGGCACGCCTGCGGCGTGGTGCTCGTGGTTCTCGTCCCCACGTTGGCTCGATTGGGGCTCCCTTTTTGGGAGATTCCCCAGAGGCTCCTTCCACAGGTTCCGGCGCTCGCCGTCGGGTATCTCGCGACCGCGCTTGCGCTCGCGGTCCTCCCCGGGACGGGCGCGTGGGCACGGGGCTTCCGGGCGCTCCTTTACGGAGGACTGGCCTTCGGGCTGGCCCTTTTTCTGCTCGTCTATCTTCCAGGCTTCGACTACTCGCGCCTGATCATTCTGACTGGGATCGTCCTGGGCCTCCCGGTTGCGATCCTTCCCTACTTCATTCCGGCAGCGCTCCGAAGGACAGCGCTGGTCTTCCTGGTTCCCGTGACCGCCGTGGTGGCCGGCTGGTCGGCCTGGACCACGAGCCGCCTCCCTCACCTCGCAATCGTCGAGTCGCGCCACCGGACGTCGGAGCTCACGGGGACCGCCCTCCACAATCTGAAAATCGACCGTCACACCGGACTCCTCGACTATTCTCTTCCTTCGGGAGGGGGGATTGTCGCCTACCGCGGCGATTTCATCGCCGCGAACGGGGTGGGTCAGATCCACCGCTTGAGGGCCCAGGGGAACGGCTTCGAGTCGGAGCCGCTCGGAGTCCCGCGGCCCCTCGACTGGGACGCCTTCGTCGCCGACAACGCCGCGGCCATAGAGGGAGGGCACTTCCGGGTCATGGATCTCCTCGTGGACTCCACTTCGGCCCCGCACCGACTTCTCGCCTCCCACTACTTCTGGGACCGAGATGCCCGCTGCGTCGCGATGCGGATTTCCACGATTCCGATTCCGGAAAAAGCGACCGGGGAGGGGGCGCCGACGAACGAGTGGGAGCCTGTCTTCACCACGCGGCCCTGCGTCCCCGTCGCCCAGGCGACGACGACGGAGGGGCTGACGAACCGGTCGGGAGGCCGGATGGCGTGGGCTTCCGACGGCTCGCTCCTCTACTCTGTTGGGGACTTTTTCCACGATGGATTAAACGGGCTCCCCTCCTTCGCGCAGAAGTTGGACAACGACTACGGAAAGGTCCTGCGGATCCATCCGCTGGGGGACGTCGAAACGGTGAGCGTGGGGCACCGGAATCCCGAGGGGCTTCTCGTCACCCGGGACGGCACGATCTGGGAGACCGAGCACGGGCCGGCCGGAGGGGACGAGCTGAACCTCGTGCTTCCGGGTGCGAACTACGGATGGCCCCTCGTCACGTACGGAACGGAGCCCGGGGTCCTGAGCTGGGGCCTCTCCGACCTGAGCCGGAATCACGGGCCGTACGAGGAGCCCCGGTACAGCTGGGTACCGGCCGTCGGAATCTCGAACCTCATCGAGCTGGGAGGTGAGCAGTTCCCGGGCTGGGAAGGGGACCTCCTCGCGGCTTCCCTGAATGGCCAGTCGCTATTTCGGATTCGCATCCGCGAAGGGCGGGTGATCTACATGGAACGAATTGTGATCGGGGGCCGGCTGCGGGACCTCCTGGAGGACCCTGAAGGGCGCATCCTCGTATGGACCGACGAGTCCGTCCTCGTCACGATCGCGAACGGCGGAAACGATCGCACCGGAGAGATCCTTTTTGCGCAGTGCGCCTCATGCCACGCATCGGCATGGCGCGCCGAGGCGATCGGTCCCGAGCTTCGAGGGGTCTTTGGAAGATGGGCCGGCACGGTCCCGGGATACGACTACTCGCGCGCCTTCGAGGGGATCGAGCTGCGTTGGTCTCCCGAGACGCTCGATCGTTTCCTGGAAAACCCGTCGGCGATGGTTCCCGGGACGCGTATGCAGGTACCGGGCCTTCCGCCGAGCGACCGCGAGGCCGTCATCGAGTTTCTGCGCCGGTACGAGTGA
- a CDS encoding sodium:proton antiporter — translation MEHAAQITPALSIGIALAVGVVAQIIARHLLMPGIVLLLAAGVLVGPDLLNVVRPAELGQTVQTIVGFAIAIILFDGGLNLDIGRLRADAAVIRRLVTVGAIITGAGGALAAHWIMGWDWTQATLFGTLVIVTGPTVVTPLLRRIKVKPNVSHILEAEGVIIDPIGAIIAVVALEVLTASETSFWGGLVETGIVLAGGAALGTIGGLVIAYLLKPRRVVPEGLENIFVLAVVIALFQIGESVLAESGLAAVVAAGMVVGNMGTRATPGLLEFKEQLTVLMIGLLFVLLAADVRLSEVQALGMPALLTVGALMYIVRPVQIALCTIGTKLEWRERAFLAYLAPRGIVAAAVASLFAQTIADRGLSGGDDLRALVFMVIAVTVTVQGLTGGWVAKLLGVRRPPPQGYSILGANPLSLVLAKLLGEGRTEVVLVDSNPDSVQKAERAGFRVLYGQGLQASLLQRTVPDGKVGCIALTTNPEVNLLWANRVRAETRVPRLFVALTPGPQAIPMEAAGHANIQVLFGWPLDVDAWCDRIERGETGVSRWRYVRSATVPSEALIADSPGDAKETFLILTHRRGGKIQPFEDDISLREKDEADIAIVEARRNQAEAWLLSRGWAPVQPATPVKQGEVATAS, via the coding sequence ATGGAGCACGCCGCCCAGATCACCCCTGCCCTGAGCATCGGCATCGCGCTGGCAGTTGGTGTAGTCGCGCAAATCATCGCGCGGCATCTCCTCATGCCGGGGATCGTACTCCTCCTCGCGGCCGGGGTCCTCGTGGGTCCCGACCTCCTGAACGTCGTGCGCCCCGCGGAGCTCGGCCAAACGGTCCAGACCATCGTCGGCTTCGCGATCGCGATCATCCTTTTCGATGGCGGGCTGAATCTGGACATCGGCCGCCTCCGCGCGGACGCGGCGGTCATCCGCCGCCTCGTGACGGTGGGCGCGATCATCACGGGTGCGGGAGGGGCACTCGCGGCGCATTGGATCATGGGGTGGGATTGGACGCAGGCGACCCTATTCGGGACCTTGGTCATCGTGACCGGACCGACGGTGGTGACCCCGCTCCTTCGCCGCATCAAGGTCAAGCCGAATGTGAGCCACATCCTCGAGGCCGAGGGAGTCATCATCGACCCGATCGGCGCCATCATCGCCGTGGTGGCCCTCGAGGTTCTGACGGCGAGCGAAACGAGCTTCTGGGGCGGCCTCGTGGAGACCGGAATCGTTCTCGCGGGCGGTGCGGCGCTCGGGACCATCGGCGGCCTCGTCATCGCCTATCTCCTGAAGCCACGGCGAGTGGTGCCCGAGGGACTCGAGAATATCTTTGTCCTCGCGGTCGTGATCGCGCTCTTCCAGATCGGAGAGTCCGTCCTCGCGGAGAGCGGGCTCGCGGCGGTCGTCGCCGCGGGGATGGTCGTGGGGAACATGGGGACGCGTGCGACTCCCGGCCTTCTGGAATTCAAAGAGCAACTCACCGTCCTCATGATCGGCCTCCTCTTCGTCCTCCTCGCCGCGGACGTCCGCCTTTCCGAGGTTCAGGCGCTCGGAATGCCGGCCCTCCTCACGGTCGGCGCCCTCATGTATATCGTCCGTCCGGTGCAGATCGCCCTATGCACGATCGGCACGAAGCTGGAGTGGCGGGAGCGCGCCTTCCTCGCCTACCTGGCGCCGAGGGGAATCGTGGCCGCCGCGGTCGCGTCCCTCTTCGCGCAGACGATCGCCGATCGCGGCCTCTCCGGGGGGGACGATCTCCGCGCTCTCGTTTTCATGGTCATCGCGGTCACCGTCACGGTGCAGGGGCTCACCGGCGGATGGGTGGCCAAGCTCCTCGGCGTCCGCCGCCCGCCCCCCCAGGGATATTCGATTCTCGGCGCGAACCCGCTCAGCCTCGTCCTGGCGAAGCTCCTCGGCGAGGGCCGGACGGAAGTCGTCCTGGTGGACTCGAACCCCGACTCCGTGCAGAAGGCCGAGCGCGCGGGCTTCCGCGTGCTTTACGGGCAGGGGCTCCAGGCCTCGCTACTCCAGAGGACGGTTCCGGACGGGAAGGTCGGGTGCATCGCCCTCACGACGAATCCGGAGGTCAACCTTCTCTGGGCGAACCGGGTGAGAGCAGAGACGCGCGTCCCTCGGCTCTTCGTGGCGCTCACCCCCGGACCGCAAGCGATTCCGATGGAGGCGGCAGGTCACGCGAACATCCAGGTCCTCTTCGGATGGCCCCTCGACGTGGATGCCTGGTGCGATCGGATCGAGCGGGGCGAGACCGGAGTGAGCCGGTGGCGTTACGTTCGCTCCGCGACCGTTCCGAGCGAGGCGCTGATCGCCGATTCCCCGGGTGACGCCAAGGAGACCTTCCTCATCCTGACGCACCGGAGGGGAGGAAAGATCCAACCTTTCGAGGACGACATTTCCCTGCGGGAAAAGGACGAGGCGGACATCGCGATCGTGGAGGCGCGGCGAAACCAGGCGGAGGCGTGGCTCCTCTCCCGCGGGTGGGCGCCGGTGCAACCCGCCACACCGGTCAAGCAGGGGGAGGTCGCCACGGCCTCCTGA
- a CDS encoding TonB-dependent receptor, whose protein sequence is MRTGDGGVWSDWELFLTTPGHEDAFGNPYQTGEADRRWGAGTGVEVSWIPPFGEFTLGTSLRTDRSEYDRDRTLRRRMVEEELALDAEHTAAGVFVRWRRTFLDRAGLDFGARLDHLKVRSFNRMGFDGNIVAESANPEDPYPISFHVIGEQGPVGEWVDGSTTVLSPKLGARFGLNDRWSLMASSSRGFRSAVGVLGDPDRPPVLAWAQEIGLHYERPGVESHLALFRTDVTNERIQDPITLEIGSSGSSVRQGIEVTFAYQLPIGLPPSGRGTVTRAQLSGQYADAHHDHGDDGSGEPAPEGVEPASGQRVPGIARYLAQLSAAFPLREGIEGRVEWRVTGPCVPVGESGVTTNSFSLLDLGVAFPIRGRFLVDLEVRNVLDKVYPEMRSSGYVNPGAPRSIGLTVHYVSGN, encoded by the coding sequence ATTCGTACAGGTGATGGGGGGGTCTGGTCGGACTGGGAGCTCTTCCTCACCACCCCGGGGCACGAGGACGCCTTCGGGAATCCCTATCAAACCGGAGAGGCCGACCGGCGCTGGGGTGCCGGGACCGGGGTCGAAGTCTCGTGGATTCCACCGTTCGGGGAGTTTACCCTCGGAACCTCCCTTCGGACGGACCGGTCGGAGTACGACCGGGACCGGACCCTACGCCGTCGGATGGTCGAAGAAGAGCTCGCGCTCGATGCGGAGCACACGGCGGCCGGCGTCTTCGTGCGCTGGCGTCGCACCTTCCTGGATCGGGCGGGGCTCGATTTCGGCGCGCGCCTCGATCACCTCAAAGTCCGAAGCTTCAATCGGATGGGATTCGACGGGAACATCGTCGCCGAGAGCGCGAATCCCGAAGATCCCTACCCGATCTCCTTCCATGTGATCGGGGAACAGGGACCCGTCGGCGAGTGGGTGGACGGCAGCACGACCGTCCTCAGTCCAAAGCTCGGCGCGCGATTCGGCCTGAACGACCGGTGGAGCCTCATGGCCTCCTCGAGCCGGGGATTCCGGAGCGCGGTTGGCGTGTTGGGCGACCCGGACCGTCCGCCCGTCCTCGCCTGGGCGCAAGAGATCGGCCTCCACTACGAGCGGCCGGGGGTGGAGAGCCACCTCGCCCTCTTCCGAACCGATGTGACCAACGAACGAATCCAGGATCCGATTACGCTGGAGATCGGCTCGTCCGGGTCGAGCGTCCGCCAGGGGATCGAGGTGACCTTCGCCTACCAGCTTCCGATCGGACTCCCGCCATCGGGGCGTGGAACGGTGACCAGGGCCCAGCTATCCGGACAATACGCGGACGCCCATCACGATCACGGGGACGATGGCTCGGGAGAGCCTGCGCCTGAAGGAGTCGAGCCCGCTTCCGGACAACGGGTGCCCGGAATCGCGCGGTATCTCGCACAGCTTTCGGCGGCATTCCCGCTCCGCGAAGGCATCGAAGGACGTGTCGAGTGGAGAGTCACCGGACCGTGCGTGCCGGTCGGCGAGTCCGGCGTCACGACCAATTCTTTCTCCCTCCTCGACCTCGGTGTGGCCTTCCCGATCCGGGGGCGGTTCTTGGTGGATCTCGAGGTGCGAAACGTCCTCGATAAGGTTTACCCGGAGATGCGGTCCTCTGGATACGTGAACCCCGGAGCGCCCCGCAGTATCGGTCTCACGGTCCATTACGTCAGCGGGAATTGA
- a CDS encoding sigma-54 dependent transcriptional regulator has product MTVRPLESDGASPLRPRVLVVEDEEVLRAFLCETLDEEGFQVSAASSGEEGLKRLESSLFDVVLLDLNLPGMHGMNVLAAAPATQTDAQFIVMTAFGSVDTAVEAMKLGAFDYLSKPFGTDELLLTVRRAIEETDLRREVAQLRTRLSDDTRSRIIGNTAAMQRVFDLIARVAPTRANVLIVGETGTGKELVARAIHDASERARRPFIPANCSALTETLLESELFGHVRGAFTGAVQAKRGLFESAKGGTLLLDEVSGLAPSTQVKLLRVLQERTITPVGSTEQVPVDFRLVAATNEDLGELVRKGHFREDLYYRLNVFPIVVPPLRRRREDIPLLANAFRLRFAEEHGVEPPHILPETLSRMMAHDWPGNVRELEHSIERAMILHRGARTLPFEPAGGQEQAFGGLSEHLSQARLGRWDLDRLEREHILAVLEDVGWHQARAAEILGVNRRTLYRKLRKYRDDGFLPESAPLD; this is encoded by the coding sequence ATGACGGTCCGCCCGTTGGAATCGGATGGCGCTTCACCTCTTCGGCCCCGTGTGCTGGTCGTGGAGGACGAAGAGGTCCTGCGCGCATTTCTTTGCGAGACGCTGGACGAGGAGGGCTTCCAGGTCAGCGCCGCTTCTTCCGGAGAAGAGGGCCTGAAGCGTCTGGAATCCAGCCTCTTCGACGTCGTACTACTCGACTTGAACCTTCCCGGAATGCACGGGATGAACGTTCTCGCGGCGGCGCCGGCGACGCAGACCGACGCACAGTTCATCGTGATGACCGCATTCGGGTCGGTGGATACGGCGGTCGAAGCGATGAAGCTCGGAGCCTTCGACTACCTCAGCAAGCCGTTCGGAACCGATGAGCTCCTCCTCACGGTGCGGCGCGCGATCGAGGAGACCGATCTGAGGCGGGAGGTCGCCCAGCTTCGCACGCGCCTCTCGGACGACACCCGGTCGAGGATCATCGGGAATACGGCGGCCATGCAGAGGGTTTTCGATCTCATCGCGCGAGTCGCACCCACTCGGGCGAACGTTCTGATCGTCGGAGAGACCGGGACCGGCAAAGAGCTTGTGGCCCGCGCGATTCATGACGCCTCCGAACGCGCGCGCCGGCCTTTCATTCCCGCCAACTGCTCCGCGCTAACCGAGACACTTCTCGAGTCGGAGCTCTTTGGCCATGTGCGGGGCGCTTTCACCGGGGCGGTGCAGGCCAAGCGAGGGCTCTTCGAATCCGCGAAAGGAGGGACGCTTCTTCTCGACGAGGTGAGTGGGCTTGCCCCTTCGACTCAGGTGAAGCTCCTGCGCGTCCTGCAAGAACGGACGATCACCCCCGTTGGAAGCACCGAGCAGGTTCCCGTGGACTTTCGGCTCGTGGCCGCGACGAACGAAGATCTGGGCGAGCTCGTGCGCAAAGGACACTTTCGGGAAGATCTGTATTACCGGCTCAATGTCTTCCCGATCGTGGTGCCGCCGCTTCGGAGACGTCGCGAAGACATCCCGCTCCTGGCTAACGCGTTCCGCCTTCGATTCGCGGAGGAGCACGGTGTCGAGCCACCGCACATCCTCCCGGAAACACTTTCTCGCATGATGGCCCACGACTGGCCCGGAAACGTTCGCGAGCTCGAGCATTCCATCGAGCGGGCGATGATCTTGCATCGTGGGGCGCGCACCCTGCCGTTCGAGCCGGCGGGGGGACAGGAGCAAGCGTTCGGGGGCCTCTCGGAGCACTTGAGCCAAGCGAGGCTCGGGCGCTGGGATCTGGATCGTCTGGAGCGGGAGCACATCCTCGCGGTCCTCGAAGACGTGGGATGGCATCAGGCGCGCGCCGCCGAGATCCTGGGCGTCAACCGCCGGACTCTCTACCGAAAGCTCAGGAAGTACCGCGACGATGGCTTCCTTCCCGAGTCCGCGCCCCTGGATTGA
- a CDS encoding 1-acyl-sn-glycerol-3-phosphate acyltransferase, producing MKTAGRRGSLVTRAITGFAGRAASVFVRIEVRGDPIPDGPVMVVANHQNALLDPLVVFRAAGRPTRPLGKAPLFDQLLLGPMLRALGGLPVYRRQDDPQQMHRNEETFRAAINALLAGDALQIYPEGKSHSQPAIEPLRTGAARIALSAEAERDGRLGLQVVPIGLTWEGKHLFRGRALAWIGKPFTIERWVTPAGADDADAVRGLTDEIAERLRKVTLNLSAQADLDLILAADRIYSRERRIHAYRERDPLAARVPRLRRFAEALEWVRTHEPATHAALASKVRRVDAASRALGAREGAVPRRYPRGAVVRYTISEGLMLILGLPLAVLGTILWYPVWILPRLVVPRIEMEYESVATYKFATSVFTVPATLLAVAFGGFLVWGRWGAALLPFAAMAIGLIALGWRERWGRVKEDAAVYFRLLDRPRLRERLATQRTELAREFDAVLERKGAER from the coding sequence GTGAAGACGGCCGGGCGGCGCGGGTCCCTCGTCACACGGGCCATCACCGGCTTCGCCGGCCGGGCCGCGTCGGTCTTTGTCAGGATCGAAGTCCGGGGGGATCCCATCCCCGACGGACCGGTGATGGTCGTCGCGAACCATCAGAACGCCCTGCTCGATCCCCTCGTCGTATTCCGTGCGGCCGGACGCCCGACGCGTCCCCTCGGCAAGGCGCCCCTCTTCGACCAGCTCCTTCTCGGCCCGATGCTTCGCGCACTCGGTGGGCTCCCTGTCTATCGCAGGCAGGACGATCCGCAGCAGATGCATCGGAACGAGGAAACCTTTCGCGCCGCCATCAACGCCTTGCTCGCGGGGGATGCCCTCCAGATCTATCCCGAGGGGAAGAGCCATTCGCAGCCGGCGATCGAGCCACTCCGGACCGGCGCGGCGCGGATTGCCCTCTCGGCCGAAGCGGAGCGGGATGGACGGTTGGGGCTTCAGGTCGTGCCGATCGGGCTCACCTGGGAAGGGAAGCACCTCTTTCGGGGGCGCGCCCTCGCCTGGATCGGGAAGCCTTTTACGATCGAGCGCTGGGTGACCCCCGCCGGTGCGGACGACGCCGACGCGGTGCGGGGGCTCACCGACGAGATCGCCGAGCGGCTCCGGAAGGTCACGCTGAACCTGAGCGCCCAGGCAGACCTGGACCTGATCCTGGCCGCGGACCGGATCTACAGCCGCGAGAGACGGATCCACGCTTACCGCGAGCGCGATCCGCTGGCCGCCCGCGTCCCCCGGCTGCGCAGGTTCGCGGAGGCTCTGGAATGGGTTCGAACCCATGAGCCGGCGACGCACGCGGCGCTCGCCAGCAAAGTCCGGCGGGTAGATGCGGCGAGCCGGGCCCTCGGAGCGCGCGAGGGGGCGGTTCCACGACGTTATCCCCGCGGGGCGGTCGTCCGCTATACGATCTCCGAAGGACTCATGCTCATCCTCGGGCTTCCCCTCGCCGTCCTCGGCACGATCCTCTGGTATCCGGTCTGGATCCTTCCGCGTCTGGTCGTGCCCCGCATCGAGATGGAGTACGAGTCGGTGGCCACCTACAAGTTCGCCACGAGTGTCTTCACGGTTCCGGCCACTCTGCTCGCCGTCGCCTTCGGCGGATTCCTCGTTTGGGGACGTTGGGGCGCGGCGCTACTTCCCTTCGCGGCCATGGCCATCGGCCTCATCGCGCTGGGATGGAGGGAGCGGTGGGGTCGGGTGAAAGAAGATGCCGCGGTTTACTTCCGACTCCTCGATCGTCCCCGCCTCCGAGAGCGTCTCGCCACCCAGCGCACCGAGCTCGCCCGGGAGTTCGACGCCGTACTCGAAAGGAAGGGCGCGGAGCGATGA
- a CDS encoding prolyl oligopeptidase family serine peptidase yields the protein MDSKPDSGTSGLLWAAALLALVGGAAGTPLSAQEPGTVVAADSRVQGRSYLFEETGVEVPYALFVPTTYDASRESPLVVALHGLGRPYDWMMGYEGFIDFAEHHGFIVVAPLGYHPRGWYGSRGAGIPGGAVAAGQEGTVPENLGELSERDVMNVLEIARDEFSVDSDRIYLWGHSMGGAGAYHLAARFPEIWAGVAVAAPAPRSDALAEIERFRELPVLVLHGDADATVPVEQSRAWVARMGELGMQHVYIEFAGGDHSLFMRENPDNLSKVFSFFDVVRKDQRPAAR from the coding sequence ATGGATTCGAAACCAGACTCCGGTACCTCGGGACTTCTTTGGGCCGCCGCGCTGTTGGCGCTGGTCGGCGGAGCCGCGGGGACGCCACTTTCGGCCCAGGAACCGGGCACCGTCGTCGCCGCCGACTCTCGGGTGCAGGGGCGGAGTTATCTCTTCGAAGAAACCGGGGTCGAAGTACCGTACGCCCTCTTCGTCCCCACGACATACGACGCTTCGCGCGAATCTCCCCTCGTCGTGGCCCTACACGGGCTGGGTCGCCCCTACGACTGGATGATGGGCTACGAGGGGTTCATCGATTTCGCCGAACACCACGGATTCATCGTGGTCGCGCCGCTCGGATACCATCCGCGCGGGTGGTACGGAAGCCGGGGAGCCGGGATCCCGGGCGGCGCCGTCGCGGCGGGCCAAGAGGGAACCGTCCCGGAGAATCTCGGCGAGCTGAGCGAACGGGACGTGATGAACGTCCTCGAGATCGCACGGGACGAGTTCTCGGTCGATTCGGACCGCATCTACCTCTGGGGCCACTCCATGGGGGGCGCGGGAGCCTACCATCTCGCCGCCCGCTTCCCCGAGATCTGGGCGGGAGTCGCGGTCGCCGCGCCCGCCCCGCGGTCCGACGCCCTCGCGGAAATCGAGCGTTTCCGCGAGCTCCCGGTGCTCGTCCTTCACGGGGACGCGGACGCGACGGTTCCGGTCGAGCAGAGCCGCGCCTGGGTCGCGCGGATGGGCGAGCTCGGCATGCAGCACGTTTACATCGAGTTCGCCGGAGGGGATCACTCCCTCTTCATGCGCGAGAATCCGGACAACCTTTCCAAGGTATTCTCGTTTTTTGATGTCGTCCGAAAGGATCAGCGGCCCGCCGCACGGTAG
- a CDS encoding OsmC family protein yields MDAATLKARQTPLKEKYRTDPSSALVVSRAEGRLTEGITCTVTSWNGETVAGLHSAAGGDGSRACSADMLLQALVACAGVTLNSVATHMGVRLDDAVIEAEGKWDARGTLGVSRDVPVGLTEISLSFRLEPEPEPKTRDKLIELAERYCVIFHTLKNGTEIEVRPPAPDVQPSATTA; encoded by the coding sequence ATGGATGCAGCGACCTTGAAGGCCAGGCAGACTCCGCTCAAGGAGAAGTACCGGACGGATCCGTCTTCCGCCCTCGTGGTTTCGAGAGCAGAGGGACGGCTAACCGAGGGAATCACCTGCACCGTCACCAGCTGGAACGGGGAGACGGTCGCGGGTCTTCATTCCGCGGCTGGGGGCGACGGCTCGCGGGCATGTTCGGCCGACATGCTCCTCCAGGCGCTCGTGGCCTGCGCGGGGGTGACGCTGAACAGTGTGGCGACCCACATGGGGGTGCGGCTCGACGATGCCGTGATCGAGGCCGAGGGAAAGTGGGACGCCCGCGGCACACTCGGCGTGTCGCGCGACGTCCCCGTCGGGCTCACGGAGATCTCCCTCTCCTTCCGCCTGGAGCCCGAGCCCGAGCCGAAGACCCGGGACAAGCTGATCGAGCTGGCCGAGCGTTATTGCGTGATCTTCCACACGCTAAAGAACGGCACCGAAATCGAGGTGCGCCCGCCGGCGCCCGACGTCCAACCCTCGGCGACCACCGCCTGA
- a CDS encoding Plug domain-containing protein: MKCMTKCRLALAGGLGTILSGPALAAQEAPRSDTVLYLLAPIQATAARERATAPPVATITVDPDLTKRTPGENPYDLMRRVAGLEVHDQGQGRGFASNVVLRGFTADHSSDVLLVVDGVPVNLPVHGHVEGYADWNFLFPGR, translated from the coding sequence ATGAAGTGCATGACGAAGTGCCGCCTCGCCCTCGCGGGAGGCCTCGGCACGATTCTGAGCGGACCGGCCCTCGCCGCGCAGGAGGCGCCGCGATCGGACACCGTCCTCTACCTTCTCGCACCCATCCAGGCGACCGCCGCCCGGGAGCGGGCCACCGCACCCCCGGTCGCGACGATCACGGTGGATCCGGATCTGACGAAGAGGACGCCGGGCGAAAATCCATATGACCTGATGCGGCGCGTGGCCGGGCTGGAAGTCCACGACCAGGGCCAGGGTCGGGGTTTCGCGTCGAACGTCGTACTCCGCGGGTTCACGGCCGATCACTCGAGCGACGTCCTTTTGGTCGTGGATGGCGTCCCCGTGAACCTCCCCGTCCATGGGCATGTGGAAGGTTATGCGGACTGGAACTTCCTCTTCCCGGGGCGATGA